In a single window of the Nilaparvata lugens isolate BPH chromosome 1, ASM1435652v1, whole genome shotgun sequence genome:
- the LOC111043448 gene encoding facilitated trehalose transporter Tret1-2 homolog isoform X1 encodes MPGVGKANFSTFEVENNANIVEREKTKRTRLYYAALTANLAFFSCGASLSWTSPTLPRLTKGHEPWLPPITSEIGSLIASFLMLGAATGPVVAGLLLNNVGRKKTLITSAALHLLSWIGLGFAPSLEVIYLCRFIQGVAVAIAFTAVPMYVGEIAERKLRAVLASSSEVFLALGYMMEYAVGPYLSYVWLIVVSSIMPILTFVLFFFVPESPHFLLQAGNKNKAMKDLRWLRGNVSVTAAKREIAMIQASIEQGLHTGQRSTFHDILSSPGSVKAMWLSCGLMFLQQFSGINVVLFYAQQIFDKAGNLPSEYCAMTVGAVQLISASFTPALVKRFGFKTPLAVSALGMTIAHAILGIFFFFEETGNDVSAVYWLPVTCLMLYIHVYCIGFGPLPWAFLGEIFPPNVKETASGCVTSFSFFLAFIITKFYPNVDEKLGTFTAFWIFSGFCILAFNFVIFLMPNTRGLSLPEIQDLLNGRPITRLDKIPEEPTVKNAGTNLI; translated from the exons ATGCCCGGAGTCGGAA AAGCTAATTTTTCGACCTTCgaagttgaaaacaatgcaaACATCGTGGAAAGGGAGAAGACGAAACGAACTAGGCTCTACTATGCCGCTTTAACCG CCAACCTGGCATTCTTCTCGTGCGGAGCATCGCTGTCTTGGACGTCGCCGACGCTGCCCCGGTTGACCAAGGGCCACGAGCCGTGGCTGCCACCAATCACCAGCGAGATCGGCTCGCTGATCGCCTCCTTCCTGATGCTGGGCGCCGCCACTGGGCCAGTGGTCGCCGGACTCCTGCTCAACAACGTCGGCCGCAAGAAGACGCTCATCACGTCAGCCGCCCTCCATCTGCTCTCTTGGATTGGTCTTGGCTTTGCTCCTAGCTTGGAGGTCATCTATTTGTGCCGATTCATTCAAGGGGTGGCCGTCGCTATTGCTTTCACAGCTGTGCCCATGTATGTCGGCGAAATAGCTGAG CGAAAACTGCGTGCAGTGCTGGCCTCATCGTCGGAGGTGTTCCTTGCACTCGGCTACATGATGGAGTACGCGGTGGGCCCTTACCTGTCCTACGTGTGGCTCATTGTAGTCTCCTCCATCATGCCCATCCTCACATTCgtgctcttcttcttcgttcCCGAGTCGCCGCACTTCCTGCTCCAGGCTGGAAACAAGAACAAGGCAATGAAGGACCTGAGATGGTTGCGCGGAAATGTGTCTGTGACTGCGGCTAAGAGAGAAATTGCTATGATACAG GCGTCAATAGAACAAGGCCTCCATACAGGACAGCGATCTACATTCCACGACATCCTGTCGAGTCCGGGCAGTGTGAAAGCGATGTGGCTGTCATGTGGCCTGATGTTCCTGCAGCAGTTCAGTGGCATCAATGTGGTGCTGTTCTATGCACAGCAGATCTTCGACAAGGCCGGCAACCTGCCTTCCGAGTACTGCGCCATGACTGTGGGAGCGGTCCAACTCATCTCAGCCTCCTTCACTCCTGCTCTAGTCAAACGCTTCGGTTTCAAAACTCCCTTAGCAGTGTCTGCTCTGGGAATGACCATTGCTCAT GCTATTCTTggaatcttctttttctttgagGAAACAGGAAACGACGTGTCAGCTGTTTATTGGTTACCAGTTACGTGCCTCATGCTTTATATTCATGTGTATTGTATCG GCTTTGGACCTCTTCCATGGGCATTTCTTGGCGAAATATTCCCACCGAACGTGAAGGAGACTGCGTCTGGCTGTGTCACGTCTTTCAGCTTCTTCTTGGCGTTCATCATTACCAAATTTTACCCGAACGTTGATGAGAAGCTGGGAACATTCACGGCATTCTGGATATTCTCGGGATTCTGCATTTTGGCGTTCAACTTTGTCATCTTCTTGATGCCGAACACACGAGGCCTGTCGCTGCCTGAGATCCAGGACCTGTTGAATGGCCGGCCCATCACTAGACTCGACAAAATCCCGGAAGAGCCCACTGTCAAGAATGCTGGTACTAATCTTATCTAA
- the LOC111043448 gene encoding facilitated trehalose transporter Tret1 isoform X2: MLGAATGPVVAGLLLNNVGRKKTLITSAALHLLSWIGLGFAPSLEVIYLCRFIQGVAVAIAFTAVPMYVGEIAERKLRAVLASSSEVFLALGYMMEYAVGPYLSYVWLIVVSSIMPILTFVLFFFVPESPHFLLQAGNKNKAMKDLRWLRGNVSVTAAKREIAMIQASIEQGLHTGQRSTFHDILSSPGSVKAMWLSCGLMFLQQFSGINVVLFYAQQIFDKAGNLPSEYCAMTVGAVQLISASFTPALVKRFGFKTPLAVSALGMTIAHAILGIFFFFEETGNDVSAVYWLPVTCLMLYIHVYCIGFGPLPWAFLGEIFPPNVKETASGCVTSFSFFLAFIITKFYPNVDEKLGTFTAFWIFSGFCILAFNFVIFLMPNTRGLSLPEIQDLLNGRPITRLDKIPEEPTVKNAGTNLI; encoded by the exons ATGCTGGGCGCCGCCACTGGGCCAGTGGTCGCCGGACTCCTGCTCAACAACGTCGGCCGCAAGAAGACGCTCATCACGTCAGCCGCCCTCCATCTGCTCTCTTGGATTGGTCTTGGCTTTGCTCCTAGCTTGGAGGTCATCTATTTGTGCCGATTCATTCAAGGGGTGGCCGTCGCTATTGCTTTCACAGCTGTGCCCATGTATGTCGGCGAAATAGCTGAG CGAAAACTGCGTGCAGTGCTGGCCTCATCGTCGGAGGTGTTCCTTGCACTCGGCTACATGATGGAGTACGCGGTGGGCCCTTACCTGTCCTACGTGTGGCTCATTGTAGTCTCCTCCATCATGCCCATCCTCACATTCgtgctcttcttcttcgttcCCGAGTCGCCGCACTTCCTGCTCCAGGCTGGAAACAAGAACAAGGCAATGAAGGACCTGAGATGGTTGCGCGGAAATGTGTCTGTGACTGCGGCTAAGAGAGAAATTGCTATGATACAG GCGTCAATAGAACAAGGCCTCCATACAGGACAGCGATCTACATTCCACGACATCCTGTCGAGTCCGGGCAGTGTGAAAGCGATGTGGCTGTCATGTGGCCTGATGTTCCTGCAGCAGTTCAGTGGCATCAATGTGGTGCTGTTCTATGCACAGCAGATCTTCGACAAGGCCGGCAACCTGCCTTCCGAGTACTGCGCCATGACTGTGGGAGCGGTCCAACTCATCTCAGCCTCCTTCACTCCTGCTCTAGTCAAACGCTTCGGTTTCAAAACTCCCTTAGCAGTGTCTGCTCTGGGAATGACCATTGCTCAT GCTATTCTTggaatcttctttttctttgagGAAACAGGAAACGACGTGTCAGCTGTTTATTGGTTACCAGTTACGTGCCTCATGCTTTATATTCATGTGTATTGTATCG GCTTTGGACCTCTTCCATGGGCATTTCTTGGCGAAATATTCCCACCGAACGTGAAGGAGACTGCGTCTGGCTGTGTCACGTCTTTCAGCTTCTTCTTGGCGTTCATCATTACCAAATTTTACCCGAACGTTGATGAGAAGCTGGGAACATTCACGGCATTCTGGATATTCTCGGGATTCTGCATTTTGGCGTTCAACTTTGTCATCTTCTTGATGCCGAACACACGAGGCCTGTCGCTGCCTGAGATCCAGGACCTGTTGAATGGCCGGCCCATCACTAGACTCGACAAAATCCCGGAAGAGCCCACTGTCAAGAATGCTGGTACTAATCTTATCTAA